One stretch of Corynebacterium callunae DSM 20147 DNA includes these proteins:
- the hrpA gene encoding ATP-dependent RNA helicase HrpA, translating to MTTSESSLSKAALYELLEGVSLSDERTFRRRLSKARAPKALSAIKADIDKASLLIDAKTQLIPEISYPETLPVSARRDDIAEAIRNNQVVIIAGETGSGKTTQIPKICLELGRGRRGLIGHTQPRRLAARTVAERIADELGQEIGQTVGYAIRFDDQVSSKTAVKLMTDGILLAEMQRDRFLNAYDTIIIDEAHERSLNIDFILGYLRQLLPKRPDLKVIITSATIDPERFAEHFADADNKPAPIIEVSGRTFPVEIRYRPLEIQEGDKTIDIDPLDGLCFALEELMEEGDGDILCFFAGERDIRDAMEAIEGRRWKGVEVTPLFGRLSNEEQHRVFSPHSGRRIVLSTNIAETSLTVPGIHYVVDTGTARISRYSVRTKVQRLPIEPISQASANQRSGRCGRVADGIAIRLYSEEDFASRPEFTDPEILRTNLASVILRMASLRLGDINKFPFVQPPEQRSIRDGVLLLHELGALAEESSEDGSPRLTPIGRDLALIPVDPRMARMLVEANKLGSLYPVMVIVAAMTIQDVRERPLEFQAQADQAHARFKDTNSDFLGFLKLWEYISDQREQSSGNAFRKQMKKEFLHYMRIREWWDLVRQLEQVGQQLGWAKKENVANDAAPEVIHQSLLSGLLSQIGARDGESREFSGARGTKFMVFPGSALAKKPPQFVMAGQLVETSRLWARDVAKIEAEWVEKLAGSLLKYQYSEPYWSSKRGAAMVHRKSTLYGVTIIADKVVPYHTVDPVAARDLFIRHALIEGDWTTHHRFFHENAEKLEKIGELEAKARRRDIVVDEDALFAFYDSKLPDNATTSRNFDSWWKKTSRQQPDLLDFDPEKLMNEEASAISEEAFPDKWHKGNLVFDLTYHFEPGHRDDGVTVLVPIPVLGGLDAQGFDWLVPGVRLDLVTELIRTLPKALRRTVVPAPEFAQRALALLHPYGSPLTSQLADALRSLGGTGINSSDFNPSKLPDHLRITYAAVDRHGKIVDRDKDLDKLKQRRANQIKASVSSVAKASEQDETKEWTAQTLGTIDETIETVVDGQKVSAYPALVVSPTGVSVKVLPTKAAADASMITATLTLLMREIEVSAKQMVKGLPLQQKVAVDNYPHGGSEGLVGDARIAAIRDLMIANGGAVRSPEEFQVLLEKVKPATPAAVRRTVVDLAPALVHYATLKSELSNWTGAAIEDMKSQLKFLLPKQAISIHGISRLRHLPRYLHAMEIRMEEMSQNPDRDADRQDEVNGVEEYLESRLNKLPSQRRNTREVKDILWQIQELRVSLFAQRLGTPQPVSPQRIRKAVDKLR from the coding sequence AACGCACGTTTAGGCGCCGATTGTCCAAGGCCCGCGCCCCCAAGGCGCTCAGTGCCATTAAGGCTGACATCGATAAAGCTAGTTTGCTTATCGACGCAAAAACGCAGCTTATTCCCGAAATCTCCTACCCCGAAACACTGCCAGTTAGTGCGCGTAGAGACGATATCGCCGAGGCAATTCGCAATAACCAAGTTGTGATCATTGCTGGTGAAACCGGATCCGGTAAGACAACCCAGATTCCTAAAATTTGTTTGGAATTGGGCCGCGGCCGACGTGGATTAATTGGACACACCCAGCCGCGTCGTTTGGCTGCGCGTACGGTGGCCGAGCGTATTGCAGATGAACTTGGCCAGGAAATTGGTCAGACCGTAGGTTATGCCATTCGCTTTGATGATCAGGTGTCTTCCAAAACTGCTGTGAAGCTGATGACGGACGGCATCTTGCTTGCTGAGATGCAGCGCGACCGTTTCCTCAATGCTTATGACACCATCATTATCGATGAGGCCCACGAACGCTCTCTCAACATTGACTTCATCTTGGGATATTTGCGTCAGCTTTTGCCCAAGCGCCCTGATCTTAAAGTCATTATTACCTCCGCAACTATTGATCCTGAGCGCTTTGCCGAGCATTTTGCCGATGCCGACAATAAGCCAGCACCAATCATCGAGGTTTCCGGACGTACCTTCCCCGTAGAGATCCGCTACCGCCCCTTGGAAATCCAAGAAGGCGATAAAACAATTGATATTGATCCTCTTGATGGCCTGTGTTTTGCGCTGGAGGAACTCATGGAAGAAGGCGATGGAGACATTCTCTGTTTCTTCGCCGGCGAAAGAGATATTCGCGATGCCATGGAAGCTATCGAAGGTCGCCGGTGGAAGGGTGTGGAGGTCACCCCGCTCTTTGGTCGTCTCTCCAATGAAGAACAGCACCGAGTTTTCAGCCCCCACTCCGGGCGTCGCATCGTGTTGTCCACCAACATTGCTGAAACGTCTTTGACGGTTCCCGGCATTCACTACGTTGTAGATACTGGTACAGCCCGTATTTCTCGCTATTCTGTGCGCACCAAAGTGCAACGCTTGCCTATCGAGCCAATCTCCCAGGCCAGCGCTAATCAGCGTTCGGGTCGCTGTGGCCGCGTTGCCGATGGTATTGCTATCCGCTTGTACTCCGAAGAGGACTTCGCCTCCCGTCCAGAATTTACTGACCCCGAAATTCTGCGCACCAACCTCGCGAGCGTCATTTTGCGCATGGCCTCCTTGCGCCTGGGCGATATTAATAAATTCCCCTTTGTGCAGCCTCCTGAGCAGCGCTCCATTCGCGATGGCGTGCTGTTACTTCATGAACTTGGCGCTCTGGCAGAAGAATCCTCTGAAGACGGCTCTCCTCGCTTAACTCCTATTGGCCGTGATCTAGCACTTATACCTGTTGATCCGCGTATGGCTCGCATGTTGGTGGAGGCCAATAAACTTGGATCCCTCTACCCTGTCATGGTCATTGTTGCAGCCATGACTATTCAAGATGTGCGCGAAAGGCCTCTGGAATTCCAAGCTCAAGCCGATCAAGCCCATGCTCGTTTCAAGGACACCAACTCTGATTTCCTTGGCTTCCTGAAGCTGTGGGAATACATTTCTGACCAGCGCGAACAAAGTAGTGGCAACGCTTTTAGAAAGCAGATGAAAAAAGAGTTCCTACACTACATGCGAATTCGCGAGTGGTGGGATCTGGTGCGTCAGTTGGAACAAGTTGGCCAGCAGCTCGGCTGGGCTAAAAAAGAAAATGTAGCCAATGATGCCGCACCTGAGGTTATCCACCAGTCATTGCTTTCTGGTCTGCTTTCCCAAATCGGCGCGCGTGATGGTGAAAGCCGCGAGTTCTCCGGTGCACGTGGCACCAAGTTTATGGTTTTCCCTGGCTCCGCTCTTGCCAAGAAGCCACCTCAGTTTGTCATGGCCGGACAATTGGTCGAGACGTCTCGTCTTTGGGCTCGCGATGTAGCCAAGATTGAGGCCGAATGGGTAGAAAAACTTGCTGGCTCCCTGCTGAAATATCAATACTCCGAGCCTTATTGGTCCTCTAAACGAGGTGCTGCGATGGTGCACCGCAAGTCAACGCTTTATGGCGTCACCATCATCGCCGACAAGGTGGTTCCCTACCATACCGTTGATCCAGTAGCCGCCCGTGATCTCTTCATCCGCCATGCGCTGATTGAAGGCGATTGGACTACTCACCACCGCTTCTTCCATGAAAATGCCGAGAAGCTAGAAAAAATTGGTGAGCTTGAAGCTAAGGCACGCCGCCGCGACATCGTTGTTGATGAAGACGCCCTCTTTGCTTTCTACGACTCCAAGCTGCCAGACAACGCCACCACCTCCCGGAACTTTGACTCTTGGTGGAAGAAGACTTCTAGGCAGCAACCGGATCTCCTCGACTTTGATCCCGAGAAACTCATGAATGAGGAAGCCAGTGCCATTAGTGAGGAGGCCTTCCCAGATAAGTGGCACAAGGGGAATCTCGTCTTTGATCTCACCTACCACTTTGAACCTGGCCACCGTGATGACGGCGTGACGGTCCTTGTCCCCATTCCTGTTCTTGGTGGTTTGGACGCCCAAGGCTTCGACTGGCTGGTTCCAGGTGTGCGCCTTGACTTGGTCACAGAGCTGATTCGCACCCTGCCTAAAGCTTTGCGACGCACAGTGGTACCTGCCCCCGAGTTTGCCCAGCGTGCACTGGCTCTTTTGCACCCATATGGTTCACCGCTAACTTCTCAACTAGCCGATGCTTTGCGCTCTTTGGGCGGAACTGGGATTAACTCTTCTGATTTTAATCCCTCCAAACTTCCCGACCATCTGCGCATTACCTATGCTGCAGTGGATAGGCACGGCAAGATCGTTGACCGCGATAAAGACTTGGACAAGCTAAAGCAACGTCGAGCAAATCAGATCAAAGCCTCTGTATCCAGCGTCGCTAAAGCCTCAGAACAAGATGAGACTAAGGAATGGACCGCTCAAACCCTAGGCACCATTGATGAGACCATCGAAACCGTCGTCGATGGTCAAAAGGTTTCTGCTTATCCAGCGCTTGTTGTCTCCCCTACAGGAGTCTCAGTAAAGGTACTTCCGACTAAGGCCGCAGCTGATGCCTCGATGATCACGGCAACCTTGACTCTTTTGATGCGCGAGATTGAGGTTTCTGCAAAGCAAATGGTCAAGGGCCTGCCGCTGCAGCAAAAGGTAGCGGTTGATAACTATCCTCATGGTGGCTCAGAAGGTTTAGTTGGTGATGCCCGTATCGCTGCCATTAGAGACTTGATGATTGCCAATGGAGGTGCGGTTCGCTCCCCTGAGGAATTCCAGGTGCTTTTGGAAAAGGTGAAGCCGGCAACACCAGCTGCTGTACGACGCACCGTAGTAGATCTCGCCCCTGCGTTGGTGCACTATGCAACGCTGAAATCTGAGCTTTCCAATTGGACTGGCGCAGCAATTGAAGATATGAAGTCTCAGCTGAAGTTCCTCCTACCTAAGCAGGCTATTAGCATTCACGGCATTAGCCGATTGCGCCATTTACCTCGATATCTCCATGCCATGGAAATTCGAATGGAGGAGATGAGCCAAAATCCCGATCGTGATGCAGACCGTCAAGATGAGGTTAATGGTGTCGAGGAATACCTTGAGTCTCGTCTAAATAAGCTGCCGAGCCAAAGACGCAACACTCGCGAGGTAAAGGATATTTTGTGGCAAATCCAAGAGCTGAGAGTAAGTCTTTTTGCTCAGCGTTTGGGAACCCCGCAGCCTGTTTCTCCACAGCGGATTAGAAAAGCCGTGGACAAACTGCGCTAA
- the nrdR gene encoding transcriptional regulator NrdR: MYCPFCQHDHSKVIDSRVIDGGSAIRRRRECNECGGRFTTVEKAILLVVKRNGLTEAFSREKVITGVRRACQGRDVSDDALKRLAQQVEETVRSSGSSQIRANEIGLAILDPLRELDEVAYLRFASVYKSFESADDFEKEIRLMRRRGRE; encoded by the coding sequence GTGTACTGTCCCTTTTGTCAGCATGACCACTCAAAAGTAATTGACTCCCGAGTAATTGATGGTGGAAGTGCCATTAGGCGCCGGCGAGAATGTAATGAATGTGGCGGTCGATTCACTACCGTCGAGAAGGCAATTCTGCTGGTAGTGAAGAGAAATGGGCTGACAGAAGCTTTTAGCCGTGAAAAAGTTATCACCGGTGTGCGTAGGGCATGCCAAGGCCGAGATGTCTCCGACGACGCGCTGAAACGGTTGGCTCAACAAGTAGAGGAGACTGTCCGAAGTAGTGGCAGCTCCCAAATCCGAGCCAATGAAATCGGTTTAGCCATTCTTGATCCGCTGCGCGAACTTGATGAAGTTGCATACCTTCGCTTTGCTTCAGTGTATAAATCATTTGAGAGCGCAGATGACTTTGAAAAAGAGATCAGGCTAATGCGACGCCGTGGTCGGGAATAA